GGGTGCAATTTCAAAGGAAACATCATGAACTGCTTTTATTTCTCGGTAGGTGCGGCGGAAAAAGTGGGTCATTGTCCCGACAATACCCGGTTGTTTAACAGCAACAGGATAAACTTTGCTCAAGTTTTGAGCAATGATGATTGACATACGTTTTATGTTCAGTGATGCACAAGCAAAAATTAGAGTTGTTAGAAAAATTGCAATTTATTTATTGGAACCACAGATGTACAACGGACACTTGCACGCCAGTCGCCTCCGGAGGGAAACCCTCCAAAGAGCGCTGGCTCCTCAACGGGGGGCTTTGGGGTCCCCACGGAGGAGCCAGCCGCGTGGGCGGGTCTCCCGACTTGAGCGGACTGGCGTTGGGGTTGGGGGGAGACCCCCGCACGGCGCTGCTCTCGGCAACGCAGTGTTCTCCAGATAAAGACAGATGAATTTATCTGTGTGCATCTGTGTACATCTGTGTACATCTGTGGTTTATTTCCAAAATGTTCACTTTTACAACAAATCAAGTTAATTATTACCCAATTGCGCCACACCTTAACGTAAACGCCCTGAGCGCAAAATACTAATGATTAACCACAGCCCTAACAGACTAGCAGTAGCAAACAACACATTACTCAAGAAAGACAACTGAGCAGTCCGTGCGTTGCTAGAGATAATTGCCGCACCCATAATCAGCGAACCAACCAAGATGCTAAAAGAAAGACGATTGGCAGCATCATCTGTGGTGCGGCGCAAACCATCCAAACCACGCACTGATATATTCCACTGTAGAGTTTCCGAAGTAATTCGGTCTAGCAGCAACTCTATCTGGCGAGGAGATTGTAAAGAGAGACTTTTGAGATCCAGCGCTGTTCTGAGGAGCGATCGCACGGGACTATCCCCAAACAACTGTCGCCGAAACAAGTCTGTCAGCAATGGCTGAATTTCGTCGATAAAGTTAAGTTCTGGGTTAAATCCTCGCGCTACCCCCTCTAAATTAGCTAGGGTTTTGGCATATAAACCCATGTTGCTGGGCAAGCGAATTTTATTGTTGCGAGCAACTTGCAGCAGTTCATAGATGATTTGACTGAAATTCATCTGCGACAAGCTCATGTTGTAATACTTTCGCAGCATCCGGTCATAATCGTTTTCCAGTTGAATCATAATCACTGGTTGTGCTGAATCCGCGAGCTGCAAGGTTAACTGAGCACACCTTTGAGCATCCAGATCCACAATTGCCAACAACATTTCTGTCAATATCTGTTGGGTGCGCGGATCAAGCCGTCCCACCATCCCACAATCTAAGAGAGCAACGCGACCATCTCTGAGATAAAACAAATTTCCTGGATGAGGATCAGCGTGGAAGAAGCCATCAATATACAGTTGCTGAAAGAAAGCTCTAAATAGTAGTGTGGTAATTGCTTTGCGTTCTTCAGCCGGGTCTTTACCATTTGTGCCATCAAGATTCGCCATCAGCAGGGGAACTCCGTCCAGCCACTCCATCACCATTAATTTTGGCGTGGTCAAATCCCAGTAGATTTCAGCAACGACTAATTGTGTGGGATCAAACCAGCGACTTTCGGATAAATTGCGTCGTAACTGGTCGGTGAAACCCGCTTCCCGTGTAAAATCTAACTCGGCTTCCAGCGCCTTGGTAAATTCTTCGGCTATGGATTTGATTTCATACGTCTGCCCAAATTCGGTACGAGCAACTAAATCGGCAATACCTTGAATTAAGGCGATATCTTGGGCAACAGTGATATCAATCCCTGGTCGTTGCACCTTGAGAGCGACTTCCCGACCATCTG
The sequence above is a segment of the Mastigocladopsis repens PCC 10914 genome. Coding sequences within it:
- a CDS encoding ABC1 kinase family protein; the protein is MFLTQTVPRQREIIEVLLRNGWDYMRRLLTVGKADEPQLPTPAVLKNILVDLGPVYVKLGQLMSTRPDLLSAAYIDELSTLQDEVPPVPWADVEVVIRKQLKRPLEETFATVNAIAVAAGSIAQTHKATLADGREVALKVQRPGIDITVAQDIALIQGIADLVARTEFGQTYEIKSIAEEFTKALEAELDFTREAGFTDQLRRNLSESRWFDPTQLVVAEIYWDLTTPKLMVMEWLDGVPLLMANLDGTNGKDPAEERKAITTLLFRAFFQQLYIDGFFHADPHPGNLFYLRDGRVALLDCGMVGRLDPRTQQILTEMLLAIVDLDAQRCAQLTLQLADSAQPVIMIQLENDYDRMLRKYYNMSLSQMNFSQIIYELLQVARNNKIRLPSNMGLYAKTLANLEGVARGFNPELNFIDEIQPLLTDLFRRQLFGDSPVRSLLRTALDLKSLSLQSPRQIELLLDRITSETLQWNISVRGLDGLRRTTDDAANRLSFSILVGSLIMGAAIISSNARTAQLSFLSNVLFATASLLGLWLIISILRSGRLR